The window GGCTCGCGGCCTGTGGCGTCACGCTCAACCTCGCGCCGTGCGCGGACCTGACCCTGGCGGCCGAGGACCCGATCATCGGCGTCCGGGCGTTCGGGTCCGACCCGGTGAAGGCGTCCCCGCACGTCGCCGCCTACGTGACCGGCCTGCAGAAGTACGGCGTCGCGGCGTGCGCGAAGCACTTCCCGGGCCACGGCGCGGCCACCGAGGACTCGCACGTCGCGCTGCCGGTGCTGCCGCGCACGCCCGCGGAACTGCGCGCCATCGAGCTGGTCCCGTTCGCCGCGGCGATCCGGGCCGGGGTGCGCTCGGTGATGTCGGGCCACCTGGTCGTGCCGGCCTGGGGCGCGGAGCCCGCGACGCTCAACCGCGTCGCCCTCACCGACGTCCTGCGGGGCGAGCTGGGCTTCACCGGCGCGGTGATCACCGACGCGCTGGAGATGGGCGCGGTCTCGGGCGCGTACGGCAAGCACGACGGCCTCGGCCGGTCGGCGGTGCGGGCCCTGGCCGCGGGCGCGGACGCGTTGTGCCTCGGCGGCGCGGCGTTCGAGGCCGAGCACCTGGACGCGTGCGTCACGGCGATCGTGGCCGCGGTCGCGGCGGGGGAGCTGCCGCTCGACCGGCTCGAGGAGGCGGCGTCACGGACGGCGGCGCTGGGCACCGACCCGGCACCGGCGGCCGTCGGCCCGGTCGACCGGCGGCTGGGCCTCGAAGCGGCCCGCAAGGCGCTGCGGGTGACCGGCGAGCCGCGGCTGGACGGGCCCCCGCTGGTGGTCGACGTCCAGACCGAGCCGACCATCGCGGCCGGCCCGATGCCGTGGGGCCTGGGCGCGCACCTGGCCGAGCTGGTGCCCGGCACGCGGGCGCTCACCGCGACGCCGGACGACGTCGACGCGGTGCTCGAAGCGGCCAAGGGGTTCCGCAGCGTCGTCGTGATCACCCGGGAAGCGCACCGGCACCCGCGGGTGCGCGAGCTGCTGGCCGCGCTGTCCACTGTGGACTACATCCGGGTGGAGACCGGCGTGCCCGGACCGCTGGAAGCCGGACGGCCGCGGATCGACACGTTCAGCGGCTCCTACGTCAGCCTGCGCGCGGCCGCCGAGTACCTGGCCTGACCCGGTCCTTTTTGCCGTATCTCCACGGGTCCCGCCGGCTTTTGTACGGCGCTTGTACCGGCGGCCGCCATGGTGTCCTCACACCACAACTGGAGGACGGACACCATGAAGATTCGAATCGGCAAGCAGGTCGCGGCGGTCGCCGGCGTCGCCGCGGCGATCGCGCTGGCCGGGGCCACCCCCGCGTTCGCCGCGACCGGCACGGTGCACACCGATTCCGGCGCCGCGCTGACCCTGCGCCGCGCTGACCCTGCGGGCCACCCCGAGCACGAGCGGCAGCTCGGTGGGCAGCGTCGCCGACGGCACCGCGGTCACCATCTCGTGCCAGACCAACGGCTCGACCTTCGACGGCAAGTACGGCACCTCGGACATCTGGGACAAGGTCGGCGACGGCTACCTCAGCGACGCCTACGTCTACACCGGCTCCGACGGCCGCGTGGCCCCGGACTGCGCCGGTTCCACCCTGGCCTGCACCACCGCGAGCACCGGCGACCCGAACACCTGCGCCGAGGCGGTCACGAAGGCGAAGTCCCGCGTGCACACGAACGACGACTCGTCCTACGACGGCTGGTGCGACCGGATCAACGCCCAGAACTACGGCTTCTCCGCGTCGGGCTCGGCGTCGGCGCAGGTGCACTGGACCCAGATCCCGGCATCGTTCAAGCACCCGGGCGACTACCAGGTCCCCGCGGGCGGCCTGGCGTTCTTCTCCAGCAGCAGCGGCTACGGCCACACGATGATCTCCATCGGCGGCGGCGACTTCCTGTCGAACGACATCCACGGCGCCGGCACCTACACCAAGACGACGATCTCGGAGATCAAGAGCAAGTGGGGCCAGACGTACCTCGGCTGGTCGCAGCCGTGGTTCAAGGTCAACCACTGACGCGCTGAGCGGACGCGGGTCTCGCCGGCCCTGGGGGTGCGGCGAGATCCGGCCCCGGTGTCGCGAGACCGCCACGATCGGCGAACCCCCCCGGCCACCATCCCCGGCCGGGGCGAGACGGCCCCTGCCCACCTCCCCGGGCAGGGGCCGCGCGCGTCAGGTCTCGCGCTTCACGTGGTGCAGCACGAAGATCCCGCCCAAGGCCGGCCGATCGGACCGTTCGTGGTCGGTCGCCACGTACTCGTCGAGCACCGCGAGGATCCGCCGGTCCAGCTCCTCGACCTCGTCGGGGGACAGGTGCAGCAGGAACTTCTCGTGCACCGCCACCGACTCCGGGCCCGCCGCCCGGATCTCTTCCTGGAAGATCTCGATCGGCGCGAACCGCGTCTCGGCGTCGGCCTCGGCCAGGGGGCCGTCCAGCCACCACGTCTCGTTGTTCGACCGGTACGGCTTCTCCAGCGCGCCACTGGGTCCGGTGCGGACCGGCGCCGGTTCCAGCAGGCCCGCCGACACCAGCTGCCGCACGTGGTGCAGGACGGTCCCGGGGTCGCGCTCGAGGCGCTCGGCGAGCTGCTTGTTCGTCAGCTCCTCGACCAGGCACATCCGCATGATGCGCAGCCGCAGCGGGTGGCCGAGGGCCTTGGCTTCCGCCGGCGTCGCCGGGCGCCGGCGGCGGGGTTCCGTCATGAGCGGAGCGTAGTCCATCGATGGAATGACGTCACATCGATGGAGAAAGCCCATCGATGTGCGATCCTCAATTCATGACCACCGTGTTCTGGCGGCTGTGGTCCGCCGCCGGCCTCTCGAGCCTCGCCGACGGCGTCCTCAAGGTCGCGTTGCCGCTGGTCGCGGTCGGCTACACGCGTGAACCGGCCCTCATCGCGGGGCTCGCCTTCGCCTTCAGCCTGCCGTGGCTGCTGCTCGCGCTGCCCGCCGGCGCGCTGGTCGACCGGCTCGACCGCCGTCGTGCGATGCTCGCCGCCAACGTCGTGCGCGGCGGGCTCCTCGCCGGCGTCACGCTGTTGACCGCCTTCGGCGCGGGATCCATCTGGGCGCTGTACGTCGTCGCGGTGGGGGCCGGGTGCGCCGAGACGATCTACGACACCGCCGCGCAGTCGATCGTCCCGCAGGTCGTCGGGCGCGCGGACCTGGCCCGCGCCAACGGCCGGATGTTCGCCGCCGAGCAGACCGCCAACGAGTTCGCCGGCCCACCGCTCGCCGGCGTCCTGGTCGCGGCGGGGGTCGTCGCCGCGCTCGTCACGCCGGTGGCGCTGTGGGCAGTGGCCGTCGCGGCCCTGCTGCTCGTGCGCGGCTCGTACCGGATCCCGCGCGAGGGCCGCACGACCCTCCGTGCGGACATCGCCGAAGGACTGCGCTTCCTGGTGCGCCACCAGGTGTTTCGGACGTTCTCGGTCATGGTCGGCACGTTCAACTTCGCCACCGGCGCGACCTTCGCCGTCCTCGTCCTCTACGCGGTCGGCCCGGGCTCGGCGATGGGCCTGTCCGGACCGGCCTTCGGGCTGCTGATGGCGACGAGCGCCGCGGGCGGGCTGACCGGGTCACTGCTCGCCGAAGCGGCCGAACGCCGCCTCGGCCGGATCCGCGCGCTCTGGATCTCCTGGCTCACCGGCGGGCTCTCGGTCGGCGTGCTCGCGGTGACCGCGAACCCCTACGCCGTGGGGGCGGGCTTCTTCCTCGGCGGCGCGGGGGTGCTGGTGTCCAACGTGGTCATGGTGTCCCTGCGCCAGCGCCTCACCCCCGACCGGCTCCTGGGCCGGCTGAACAGCAGCTACCGCCTGGTCGCGTGGGGCACGAAGTCCCTCGGCGCCCTCGCGGGCGGCGCGATCGCGCAGGCCTTCGGACTGCACGTGGTGTTCGTGGTGATGGCGGTTTTGGCCTTCGCGGTGGTCGCCGGGCTCCGGGTGGTGACCGAGGACGCCCTCGATCAGAGCGGATGCGTCTCCGCGTAAGCGGTCCAGACCTTCTTCGGCACGCACATCCGCCACGCGTCCAGGACCAGCTCGCGCAGCTCCTGCGCATCGATCGCCGCCAGGCGGCAGCGCACCCACTGGTAGCGCAGGTCCGACGGCTCGGGCAGCAGGAACTTCTCCGGTTCGCCCGCCACCAAGGCTTCCCGTTGGTCACGGGGATAGCCGAACCCCATCACGGTCTCGTCCGGCGACAGCGCGGCGAACACGATCCGCCCGACCCGGAACTTGGCCCGGTCACGCACGACGGCTTCGTAGGCGCGGGGGAGTGTCAGGGCGAACGCGCGGACTTCGGCACCGGTGACCATGCCGGTCATTCAACCGCGTCGTGCCCGGCAGGTCTCGTCGCGGCTCACCCGGGCCGGACCCGAGGCCGGGCGGGCAACGGCAGGACGAGCAGGTCGACCGAGCCCGGCGTGAGCGCCCCCACCCGCTCCCAGCCCCACCGCCGGTACATCGCGTACGCCGGGGCCGCGGTCGCCGCCGCCAGGACCGCGACCGGCTCGCGGCGGCCGGCGAGCAGGTCGCGCAGCAGCTCACCGCCGTGTCCCCGGCCGCGCAGACCGGGCAGCACGGCGAGTTCGTAGACGTAGAACAGCGGCGTGCCGGCCAGCCAGCGGGGTACCGGTGACGCGGCACCAGGGTGCCACCAGCCCGCTTCGCGGCCGACCCCGTAGGCGAACCCACCGAGCTCCTCGCCGGCGCGCACGGTCTTCAGCGCGAATCCCGGCAACCGCGAATGCCGGGCCACGGTTTCGCGGAACCGGGCAGCGTCCGCGGCGTCTTCCCCGTACGGCCGTTCGCGGTAGACCGAGAGGTAGGTGCTTTCGATCTCCGCCCACGGGTCAAGCACCTGCCGGCTCCTCGACCCGCGCCGCCACCGGCTCCAGTCCTAATCAGTTCTGGGAGTGGGCTATCCGGCACACTCCTGGTGGTAGCCGGCCGGCAGGTGAGCACTCGTGGGTCCTGGACGCTTGAGTCCTGATGAAAGACCGTGCCCCTGTCGGTGGCTGGGAGAGTTGATCGCTGCTGGGATGTCGTGCCGCGCGTGGTGGTGGCGTGAGCACTGTGTGATTAGGTCGCTGATGGTTCTCCCCGCCGGCTGCTCAGGGTGATCGAGATCGGGAGGATCGTTGCGGCTGTTCGTAGGGGATGACTGGGCTGAGGACCATCACGATGTGGAGGTGATGGACGGTTCCGGGCGCAGGCTGGCCAAGGCCCGGCTGCCCGAAGGCGTCACGGGGATGGCCCGGCTGCACGCGATGATCGGTGAGCTGACCGGGGACGACACCGACACCCTCGAGGTGCTCGTCGGGATCGAGACCGACCGAGGCCCGTGGATCCGGGCACTGGTCGCTGCCGGATACACGGTGCTGGCGGTCAACCCGTTGCAAGCGGCCAGGTTCCGCGACCGGCTCGGGGTCTCCGGGGCCAAGAGCGACGCCGGTGATGCCCATGTGCTGGCCGACATGGTCCGCACCCACGGCCACGAGCTGCGGCCGGTCGCCGGGGACAGCCCCGAGGCCGAGGCGGTCAAGGTCGTGGCCCGTACTCACAAAACCCTGATCTGGGAACGGACCCGCCACACCCAGCGGCTGCGGCACGCCTTGCGGGACTACTTCCCCGCCGCGCTGATCGCGTTCACCGACCTCGACGCCGCCGACACCCTGGAACTGCTCGGCAAGGCCCCCACCCCGGCCCGGGCCGCCCGGCTGACGATCGCGCAGATCAGCGCCGCGTTGACACGCGCGCGCCGCAAGGACATCGCCGGGAAAGCGGCGGGAATTCAGGCGGCCTTGCGCGCTGAGCACCTGGCCCAGCCCGATGTCGTGGTTGCCGCCTACGCCGCCTCGGTCCAGGCGCTGCTGGCGGTGCTGACTGTCCTGGACGCTCAGGTCAAGACTCTGCAAGGGCAGGTCGAGGCCTATTTTGGGCAGCACCCGGCCGCTGAGATCATCCTGTCCCAGCCTGGTCTGGGATCGGTTCTTGGCGCCCGGGTGCTCGCAGAGTTCGGCGACGACTCCCACCGCTACACCTCGGCCAAGGCCCGCAAGAACTACGCCGGGACTTCCCCGATCACCCGTGCCTCGGGCAAGAAGAAGGTTGCCCTGGCCCGGTTCGTGCACAATGACCGGCTCATCGACGCCCTGATGAGCCAGGCACAGAGCGCGTTGCTGCACTCGCCCGGCGCCCGTGCATACTACGACCGGCAGAAAGCCCGCGGCGCTGGCCACAACGCCGCTCTGCGTCAGCTCGCCAACCGACTCGTCGGTCTTCTCCATGGCTGTCTCACAAACGGCACCCTTTATGACGAGCGGACTGCCTGGTCGCATCACGCCGAGAACGTTGCTGCTTGACATCTACGCTCCTGGGATGTCTTTCAGGACGGAGAACGCCAGCGCGCAGCACCCGGCGAGCACGAGCCACGGCAACCACGCGCTCCCGGCGAGCAACGCGGTGAACGTCACCGGGGCGATGACCCGTGCGGCGCCCCACAGCAGCTCCTCCAAGCCGAAGTAACGCCCCCGTAGGTGGGCCGGCGCCAGAGCGACGGTGAGCGCACTGCTCGTCGGCGCCTGCAGCAGTTCGGCGGCGGTGAACACCGCGGTCGCCACCGTGAGGACGACGATCGCCGCGCCGGGTACCGCCCGCGGCACCACCGCGAACAGCACGAACGACAGCGCCCACACCGCGGCCGCGACCTGCAGCACCCGCGGCTTGCGGTACCCCGCCAGCCTGCTCGCCACCACCGTCTGGCCGACCACCACCAGCACGGTGTTGCCGGCGAACAGGATTCCCGGCTGCCACGAGGGCAGGCCGAGGGTGTCGATCACGTAGGCGCTGAGCAGCACGGTGAACGCCAGATCGCACAGGGCGAACACGAAGACGGTCAGCAGCACCCGCCGGAAGGACCGGTCGGCGAGCACGGCGCGGTAGCCCGCCCCCGCCGTCGGCGCACGGGGTGGTGGCGCGGGAGCGGCGGCGGGCCCCCGCCACGAGGCGACCAGCCCGGCCGCGACGAGGAACGTCGCCGCGTTCGCCAGGACGATCCCGGTGTAGCCGGCCGTCCCGCCCCAGGCGACGAGCACGCCACCGGCCAGTCCGCCGGCACCGATGCCGACGTTGCGCAGCGCGCGGTCCATCGCGTACCAGCGGCCGCGCTGGCCGTCGTCGGCCACCTGCGCCACGAGTGCGCCCGACGCGGGCCAGAACAGCCCCTCACCCCAGAAGGTCAGGGCGGCGAGGACGACCAGCTGCCACAGGGATCCCGCGACGACATAGCCGGCGAAGGTGAACACCCGCAGCAGGTTGGCGATGACGACGACCCGCCGGGCGCCGAGCCGGTCGACGAGCGGGCCGGCGAGCGGCCCCGCGGGCAGCGCCAGCAGGGCGGCGGCCGACAGCGCGCCGCCGACCGCCGGCAGCGGGATGTCCTTGGCCGCGTGGAAGTACACGACCGCGAACGGGAGGAACAGGCCGGTGCCCAGGGCGTCGACGGCCTGCGCGGCGACCAGGGGGAGCCGGCCGCGGGTGCGCGGCAGGCCGAGCAGTTCGGTGGCAGCCATCGCGACCCTTCACGCGTGCGGGAGCGGAAAGGTGTTCAGCCGCTCTTCGGTCAGGGGCCGGGTCCGCCAGCCGAGGTCGACGGCGGCGCGGCGGATCCGGCCGTCGCCCCAGTACGGCAGGCCGGCGGGGAAGTTGGACACCAGCCCCGGCACGATCGTGTGCGCGGCGTGGAACCCGGCCGCGGCGACGTCCCGGGTGGTCAGGTCGACCGCGATCACCTCGAAACCGCGCTCCTCGACGCGCTCCCGGTACGCCTTGAGCCGTCGCTCGCCCAGGGCCGGGAGCCCCTGCCACGGGCGTACCGGCAACTCGTGCACCCACGGAGCCACGCGCGTCGCGGCCCGCGGGTCGAGGTAGACCTGCTGCTGGCACAGCAGGTCCACGACGTCGCCGAAGTCTTCGCGGTAGGAGTCGAGGTAGCGCCGGTCGGCGCGGTAGGGCTTCAGGTTGGCCAAGTGCGGCAGGTCCGCCCGCATCCCGGCGAGCTCGAGCTCGTCGTCGAGGGCGAGGCAGGTGTGCTGCAGCGTGAACCCCTCGGCGAGCGCCTTCTTGGCCGCGTCGACCGCGTCGGGGCGAGTGGCGAACCCGATGGACAGCCAGTGCCGGGCGCGGTCGAGCACCGCGGCGGCGACGATCGGCACCGCGAACTCGTTGTCCAGCGGGATCAGCGTGACGTCGTAGGCGTCGGTGGTGTCGGCGATCAGCGCCCGGAGCTCGGCCGGGACGGGCAGCCGGCGCAGCCGCGGGGTGTTGGCCCACCAGAGCATCGTCGTGTCGCGTTCGAGCACCTCTTCCAGCCCCGACGTCACGGCGTGCTCTTCGCTGGTGCCGCCGGCGAGCCCGGCGATCAGCGGGTCGGTGAACCGGCCGCGGTCGGCCTCCGACGAGACGAGACAAGCGGGGATCCACACGGTTTCGTCCGTCGTGTGGGAGAAAGCTTCGATCCAGGTGCACTCCGTTTCGGGCGTCAGGGGAGCGAAGGGGAAGCCCGGGGTGGCGTACTGCCGTGGCGAATACAGGTTCAGGCGACGCGGGTCCAGCGCGGGGACGCCGTCGCGGCGCAGGCGCCGGTAGCTCGTGTACCGGAGCTCGCGCTCGGGGGGCAGCCAGCTGCCGCAGTACCGTTCGACGGCCTCGCCGATCGCGGAATCCCGCGCCGCGTCGAAGTCGTGCCAGGACGTTCCGAACGCCTGGCGGTCGTTGGGCCAGTCCACGACCCGGCGCATGTCCGCCACGTCCACCGCGCACACGCGCAGGCGCGCGGGCATGCCGGGGGCGGGCGGAAGCTCGTGGACCGCCGTGACGATGCCGGTCCGGTCGTCGACGAGCAGGTCCGGGCGGGGGCCGAGCGCTGCGACCGGCCGGGGGCGGTCCGGCATCGGGAGCACGGGCCGGGGCGTCACGCTCAGCCGGACGGGGTCGATCTCGAGCTCGCCGGTGATCGTCTCCGTGGGTTCGCCGGCGAGCCAGCGCTCGAGCTGGACGGCGAGCACGGTCAGCATCCAGCGGGCGTCGCCCGGGCGGAACCGGCGACCGGCCGGTGGCGGGGCGGTGGCGAAGGCGTCGGCCAGGCGCGGGTCGAGGGCCGCGGAACGCCGCCGCGCGAGCACGTCGGCGAAGTCGGGCCCGGTGCCGCCGGGCGTGATCGCGGGCCCGGCGACACCCTGGCCGCGTTCGCAGCGGAAGGGCAACAGGCGGACGCCCCGCTCCGCGCAGTACGCGTCCAGGGTGGTGAGTTCCGAATGCGCTGGATGGGTGAACGCGGCGACGACCACGGTGTCGACCGGATCGAAGGGGAGGGGGCCGGTGAACCCGGAGAGGGTCTCGACCCGCGCATACCCGGCCGGCACGAGGATCTGCGCGAGGGGCGCGGTGAGCTCGGGGGTACCGGCGATGAGGACGGTGGTCGAAGCGGCGCGCCGGGCCGCGGCGGCGTCCGTCGCGGCGGGCCGGAGGCTGCCGTCCGCCGCGAGGACGTCGAGCACCTCCGCGTACTCGGGGTTCATCCCGGCGAGCAGCTCGGTCCGGGTCCGGGTCCCGTCGCAGCGTGCGATCCACGCGTGGAACTCGGTGACCGGCGCGGTGATCGAGTACTGGCCACCGTTCGGCGTGATGAGCAGGCACAGCTCCGGCTCCAGGTCGTGGACCTCGACTCCGGTCAGTTCCAGGTGGACGTCGTCGGCTGGCATCGCGAACCCCTCGTCGGATATGGCCGTGCCGCGGCCCCGGGGTGGGCCGCGGCACGTGGTGCGGGCCGGCTACTTCGCGGAGGCGCGGTTGTGGACGACCGCGCGGTTGTGGACCACGGCGCGGTTGTGCACGACGGCCCGGTTGTGGACCACGGCGCGGTTGTGGACGACGACGGCGGTGGGGCGCTCGACGATCGAAATCAAGGTTCCTCCTGTGTGTGTGGAGTGTCTCCGGTGTGGATTCCGGGACGGGGTGACGTGATCAGTTTGTGGTCCGGGGGTGCACCGTGACGTCTTCCGGAATGCGATCCGCACGACGAGCTTCGGGCGTTTCGCACCGGCCGCCCACGCGGAACGCACGAGAGCGCCCCGCCACCCGGGAAGGGTGACGGGGCGCTCGGCTCGCCGTGGGGTCCGGTGCGGTCAGGCCCGGCAGGTCTTGCCGCGGTTCACGCAGTTGACGAGCCCGTTCATGATCCGCTGCGACATCACGTTCGCGAAGTCGTCGTGGTCCGAGAGCGGGTTGTGCTTCTCCTGCGGGAAAGCGTCCACTTTGTACTGCTTCTTGACCTGGATGTCGTGCGGGATGTCGTAGGTCAGCGAGATCTGCAGCTGGGGAACGGCCTTGAACCCCTGGGCACACTGGCCGAACTTGTCCGGGAACACGATGTGCGTGCGGTGGTTGGCGCTGTCGGTGTTCTTCCCGTCCCAGCAGCTCGGGAACGTGTGGATTCGCTTGACCTTGCTGTTCGGCGGGCAGATCGGGTACTTGTCCGTGACGCGGTTCTCGAACCCGGTGCACGTCCAGCTCGCGCGGGCGTTGGCGGGCCCGTTCGTGGACTGCTTCGCGTCGCCGTAGAGCACGCGCAGGAACCGCGGCATCGCCACGACCTTGCCCACCGGGCTGCCGCGGAAGGTGATCTGCACCTTCTGCGGGCGCAGGATCTTGCCGTCGTTGCCCGGCAGCTCGTTGTTCTGGTCCTGGCCGGGCAGCGCGCCGCCCGCTGTGGTGCTCGTCGGCGGGGTCGGCGTCCCGGTGTCCTTGCCCGGCTTCGGCGCGCACGGCGCGAGCCCGCCGAGGTCCTTCGGCTTCGGCGCAACCGGGCGATGATGGTGGCGATCCGGTCGAGGATCGCGGCACGCCGGTCCTTCAGCGGGTTCAGGATGGCGTTCTGCAGGAAGTTCGCGCCGCCCTGGCCCTGCGTCTGCGCGACGCGCTGGTTGGCCTCGTCGGTCTGCGCGTCGAGCTGGTCGAGGTTGCCGTCGACCTCCGCCATGGCCTGGTCGGGGACGTCGGTGAGCTTGCTGGCGACGTCCGGGCAGGCGACCTGGACGGTCTTGGCTTCCTGGTCGGCCTGCGCCCGGTCGCCGTCGGGCGCCTTGGCGCTGGGATTTCGCTCCGCCTCACCGGTGTCGATGCGGACCACGGGCCAGAAGTAGGCGGACTTGTCGCCGTTCTTGCAGGTGGTGCCGGCCTTGGCGAGGCTCTTGTTGTTCGAGTCGGCGTTCGTCGAAAGGTTGCCGACGTAGTCGTGCAGGTGCTGGGCGCCGTTCTTGACGCCGGACTGGGCGATGAAGTTGTCGGGGTTGAAGTGGCCGTTCTCGTTGCGGCCGCAGTCGACGGTGAACGTGCCGGTCGACGCGCCGTAGACCGGGCGCGGGTCGAACTGGTTCGGCGGCACCTTGAGGATGTCGACGAAGAAGGCGGGGTTGGCCTCGTCGGCGCTCGCTTCACCGGTGTTGCCGGTGGTCGTCGCGACGACGATGCCGCCGACCGCGATGGCGAGGGCGAGGCCGCCGGTCGCGATCTTCGTTCTGCGGGAAAGGCGATGCCGTCCTTGGGTGCTGGACATGGCTGGATCCTCCGGGTGTCGGGCTGGCGGGAACGCCGCGACACTGGCGGGCACGAGCCCAGGCTCGTGCGCACCAGGTTTGCCATTTTTACGATGGCGTCGGCGGGAGGAACGATTCCCGGACCGGCCACCGACCCGACATCGGTGGGTGCGCGCCACCTGCCCGTGGCCACGCCGTCAACCGGCTGGTTATCGTTCCGTGATGGAAGCTACACCGGGGCTTGACACCGGGCAAGAAGGAAATTCCGCCAATTACGAACCGTCAGGCCGGGGTGCCGTTTCCGTAGTCGTTCATGAGTACGAAAAGTGTCCGAGAATGGAAGAAGAATGGCGTACGCGAAAAACGCGGGCGCGACGGACCGCGACTGGATCACGCTGGGCGGCCGCGCGTGTCTCTCTCCGGCGTACTCGGGTGTGCCGTCATCGTGGGCCGCTGACCGGGGCGTTGTCCAGCTTCGGGCGGTGTGGCGAGAAACTTTGAACCGATCCGAACCCGCGTCCGTATACCAGGGTGAAGCGTGCGAAATGCCCGCTCGCCGTTCAGGGATGATTGTGTCACCGCAGCGCGGCCGGGGTCGCGGGAATCGCCGCCAGCGCGGAGCCGAGCCGGTGTCCGACCGCCAGTCCGACCTGGTCCCGCAGTTCCGCCAGTTTCCCGACGTCGATTCCCGTCGCGATGCCTTCGGAGTGGAAGAAGTCGACCAGGTCGTCGGTCGCCACGTTCCCCGAAGCGCCCGGCGCGAACGGGCAGCCGCCGAGCCCGCCGAGCGCGGAGTCGAACCGGCGGATGCCGAGCGCGAGGCCCTCCCAGGCGTTGGCGGCCGCGCGGCCGTAGGTGTTGTGCAGGTGCAGGCCGAGCGGGACGTCCGGCAGTTCGTCGCGGACCGCCGCGACGACCGTACGAAGCTGGCCCGGTCGCGCCGCGCCGATCGTGTCGGCGAGGTGGACGACCCGTGCGCCGAGAGCGCCGAGACGGGCGGCCACGTCGGCGGTCCGGTCCGGGTCCGTGTCGCCGTCGAACGGGCACACGAACGCCGTCGCGACCGAAGCTTCCACGGCGACACCCGCTTCGGTCAGCAGCGCGGCGCATCCGGCGAGCCGGTCGAGTGCCGCGGCCGTCGGCACGCCCGCGTTGGCGACGCTGTGCCCGTCGCTGGCCGAGACGACCAATCGCACCGAGCGCGCGCCCGCGTCGATCGCCTGCCGCGCCCCGCGTTCGGTGAACACCAGCGTGTGCAGGGCCGCCGGGACGCCCGGCAGCAGCGTCCGCAGCACGTCGCCGGTGTCGGCCAGCTGCGGCACGCGGCGCGCGGAGACGAACGACCCGACCTCGAGGGACCGCACGCCCGCGTCGACGAGGCCGCGGGCGAGCCGGACCTTTTCGTGCGCCGGCACGGTGACGGGCTCGTCCTGCAGGCCGTCGCGCAGCACGACCTCGGTGAGGAGGACTTCGGTCATGGTCAGATCACTCCGTTCTCACGCAGGCGGGTGACCGCCTCGCCGGTGACGCCGAGCTCGGCGAGCACGGCCTCGGTGTGCGCGCCCAGCTCCGGCCCGAGGGCGCGGGTCCGGCCGGGCCGCTCGGTCAGGGCCGGCACGATGCCGGGGAAGGTGATTTCGCCGTCGTGGCCGCGTACCCGGTGCCGTTCGTGCATGCCGCGGGCCTCGAAGTGCGGGTCCTTGGCGATGTCGGCGGCGGTCAGGATCGGTCCACAGGGGACGGACGCGTCCCGCAGCACGGCTTCGGCGGCCTCCTGGGGGAGGGTCGCCGCCCACGAGCCGATGGCGTCGTCGAGCAGCTCGGCGTGCGCGACGCGGCCGGCGTTGTCGGCCAGCCGGGGATCCTCGGCGAGGTCCGCCCGGCCGACCGCCCGCATGAGCCGCCGGTAGATCGCGTCGCCGTTGCCGCTGACGACGATGTACCTGCCGTCGGCGCAGCGGTAGGTGTTG of the Amycolatopsis sp. NBC_01488 genome contains:
- a CDS encoding YcaO-like family protein, which gives rise to MPADDVHLELTGVEVHDLEPELCLLITPNGGQYSITAPVTEFHAWIARCDGTRTRTELLAGMNPEYAEVLDVLAADGSLRPAATDAAAARRAASTTVLIAGTPELTAPLAQILVPAGYARVETLSGFTGPLPFDPVDTVVVAAFTHPAHSELTTLDAYCAERGVRLLPFRCERGQGVAGPAITPGGTGPDFADVLARRRSAALDPRLADAFATAPPPAGRRFRPGDARWMLTVLAVQLERWLAGEPTETITGELEIDPVRLSVTPRPVLPMPDRPRPVAALGPRPDLLVDDRTGIVTAVHELPPAPGMPARLRVCAVDVADMRRVVDWPNDRQAFGTSWHDFDAARDSAIGEAVERYCGSWLPPERELRYTSYRRLRRDGVPALDPRRLNLYSPRQYATPGFPFAPLTPETECTWIEAFSHTTDETVWIPACLVSSEADRGRFTDPLIAGLAGGTSEEHAVTSGLEEVLERDTTMLWWANTPRLRRLPVPAELRALIADTTDAYDVTLIPLDNEFAVPIVAAAVLDRARHWLSIGFATRPDAVDAAKKALAEGFTLQHTCLALDDELELAGMRADLPHLANLKPYRADRRYLDSYREDFGDVVDLLCQQQVYLDPRAATRVAPWVHELPVRPWQGLPALGERRLKAYRERVEERGFEVIAVDLTTRDVAAAGFHAAHTIVPGLVSNFPAGLPYWGDGRIRRAAVDLGWRTRPLTEERLNTFPLPHA
- a CDS encoding hydroxymethylglutaryl-CoA lyase, with translation MTEVLLTEVVLRDGLQDEPVTVPAHEKVRLARGLVDAGVRSLEVGSFVSARRVPQLADTGDVLRTLLPGVPAALHTLVFTERGARQAIDAGARSVRLVVSASDGHSVANAGVPTAAALDRLAGCAALLTEAGVAVEASVATAFVCPFDGDTDPDRTADVAARLGALGARVVHLADTIGAARPGQLRTVVAAVRDELPDVPLGLHLHNTYGRAAANAWEGLALGIRRFDSALGGLGGCPFAPGASGNVATDDLVDFFHSEGIATGIDVGKLAELRDQVGLAVGHRLGSALAAIPATPAALR